From the Methanofastidiosum sp. genome, the window CTTATTTTTGGAGCTGGTAAGATTGGATATGCTGTGTCCTTAGTACTTAAAAAGAGAGACAAAGATGTAGTTGTTCTAGATAAAAACATGCAAGCCTTGAGTAGGGCAGAAAGTATTGGATGCAAAACTTATCTTTTTGATTTTACTAAATCATTGAATCTTATAGACATAAATATCTCAAAATTCAAAGAGATAATTATAACTACGTCCGATCACAAGGTGAATATCCAAGCTTTGAAGATTTCAAGAGAACTCAATAAAGAAGCATTGATTATTGTTAATGCCCCTAGTTCAGAGCATATATCGGGGCTTAAAAAAATGGGGGCTGATTTTGTAGTTACCCCAGATAGGTCAATGGCACAAATAATAATTAATCAGCTTGAGCTGTCAACTTATTGGAGAAATAAAGATATATTAAAAAAAATTCTTGAGAAATCCAAGTCACTAGCAATAGTTATGCATGACAATCCAGATCCAGATGCAATGTCAAGTGCTTATGCCCTCAAAGCAATTGCTGAAAGTATGAAGGTAAGTACAGACATCTATTATGGGGGCGAGATTGGCCACGAAGGAAACAAACTTATGGTTGAGCTTTTAAAATGGGATTTCAAAAAGATAGCAGATCATAAAAAGTATATCCTAAGAGAATATGATAAAATTGCATTGATTGATATGCCAAATCTTTCTAATACGACCATATTTCCTTTAGAAATAAAACCAAACATTATAATTGATCATCATTATACCGAAGAAGAAAAAATGGACGCAGAACTGGTAGATATAAGGCCCAAAGTTGGAGCAACTGCTACAATTATGACTTCATATTTGAGAGATTTTGGTATCGAATTAAATGAGCAATTGGCCACAGGATTAATGTACGGAATTCTTGTGGATACTAATAACTTTAAAAGAAATTTTGAAAAGGAAGATACCGAAGCAGTATATTATTTAAAACCTAAGATCAATAAAGAACTTTTGAACATTATTGAAA encodes:
- a CDS encoding NAD-binding protein, which translates into the protein MSLIFGAGKIGYAVSLVLKKRDKDVVVLDKNMQALSRAESIGCKTYLFDFTKSLNLIDINISKFKEIIITTSDHKVNIQALKISRELNKEALIIVNAPSSEHISGLKKMGADFVVTPDRSMAQIIINQLELSTYWRNKDILKKILEKSKSLAIVMHDNPDPDAMSSAYALKAIAESMKVSTDIYYGGEIGHEGNKLMVELLKWDFKKIADHKKYILREYDKIALIDMPNLSNTTIFPLEIKPNIIIDHHYTEEEKMDAELVDIRPKVGATATIMTSYLRDFGIELNEQLATGLMYGILVDTNNFKRNFEKEDTEAVYYLKPKINKELLNIIENPNISSITLDVLSKAINNKKIYDKYVISNVGHIEQKESLSQSADLLLKLEGITVSLVIGIIEDHVYVSARSRDQVIDISKIIIKAFSKMGSAGGHMNFAAAKISLGAFAYTEDKDILVKIIGETISEYFFKALKLHNKGSI